In one window of Gossypium hirsutum isolate 1008001.06 chromosome A01, Gossypium_hirsutum_v2.1, whole genome shotgun sequence DNA:
- the LOC107916784 gene encoding uncharacterized protein, with protein MGFAAANGNKESKGMGLLLVFFHGDQNKITNSSVDNQTTTTTTPPSTRFVRRTASSSLLFSKAQSTISICLVLVFLTILLFTLSTFEPSISTPSFIPSPTIKNSRRFLSQKTQFPPPPPLKWFFPLWDYNKPLNVKKNPGVLPSSFALQRMGTLYRRGTKAMNDLIVSHVVEDVTEDELRLFLRVLHRSGITSKADIVFLFGSSSSRFNLVIHEENDSFFNLIQHYKASNNKGSRDSVFSFESAQFWKSGKKDVGETIWGKKGRGNSGNSTEAEGESTRLTYGSVVGFDVNELDPENSLAGFLDHVPMSFRRWACYPMLLGRIRRNFKHITLVDVKSLMLLSDPLGRVRNRSPESVYLLTKESSSGGKHSKRNSDKTQSHLQVNSAILMGGARGIRRLANAMLTEIVRATMQHKKKNSISESEILSQLVGNGYLLKNVDLITSTESIQEASSLMSSSSNSTADYSIIQRGNSSHDLNSIIMKLICLCETNSNVYRDC; from the coding sequence atggggtTTGCAGCAGCCAACGGCAACAAAGAAAGCAAAGGCATGGGTTTACTCTTGGTGTTCTTCCATGGCGACCAAAACAAAATCACTAATTCTTCCGTTGATAACCAAACCACCACCACGACGACGCCACCGTCAACAAGATTTGTTCGAAGAACAGCTTCTTCCAGTCTCCTTTTCTCTAAAGCTCAATCCACTATTTCCATTTGCCTTGTTTTGGTTTTCCTCACGATTCTTCTCTTCACTCTCTCTACTTTTGAACCTTCCATTTCCACACCATCTTTTATTCCTTCTCCCACCATTAAAAACTCTCGTCGGTTCTTATCTCAAAAGACCcaatttcctcctcctcctcctttgaAATGGTTTTTCCCCTTGTGGGATTATAACAAACCACTTAATGTTAAGAAAAACCCTGGGGTTTTGCCATCTTCGTTTGCTTTACAAAGGATGGGAACTTTGTACAGACGTGGGACGAAAGCCATGAACGATCTTATTGTCAGCCATGTTGTTGAAGATGTGACCGAAGATGAACTCAGGCTTTTCTTACGAGTCTTGCATAGGTCTGGTATTACTTCGAAAGCCgacattgtttttctttttgggtcTTCGTCTTCGAGATTTAACCTTGTTATTCATGAAGAGAACGACTCGTTCTTCAATCTTATTCAACACTATAAAGCTTCCAATAACAAGGGTTCTCGTGACTCGGTCTTTAGTTTCGAGTCGGCCCAGTTTTGGAAATCTGGGAAAAAAGATGTTGGGGAGACTATTTGGGGAAAGAAGGGTCGAGGGAATTCCGGCAATTCAACTGAAGCTGAAGGTGAGTCAACTCGGTTGACTTACGGCTCGGTAGTGGGATTCGATGTGAACGAGTTGGATCCAGAGAACTCGCTGGCTGGGTTTTTAGATCACGTTCCGATGAGTTTTAGAAGATGGGCTTGTTATCCGATGTTATTAGGGAGAATCAGGCGAAATTTTAAGCATATAACGTTAGTGGATGTTAAAAGTTTGATGTTACTGAGTGACCCACTCGGCCGTGTCAGGAATAGGAGTCCCGAATCGGTTTATTTGTTAACAAAGGAAAGCAGCTCCGGTGGGAAGCACAGCAAGAGGAACTCGGATAAAACTCAGTCCCATTTGCAAGTCAACTCAGCTATTCTGATGGGTGGAGCTAGAGGGATTCGGAGACTAGCCAATGCAATGTTGACGGAGATCGTCAGAGCTACAATGCAGCATAAGAAGAAGAACTCGATATCGGAGTCAGAAATCTTGAGTCAACTCGTCGGGAACGGGTATTTACTGAAGAATGTGGATTTGATCACATCGACGGAGTCAATTCAGGAAGCGAGTTCACTCATGAGTTCGAGCTCCAACTCAACTGCTGATTATTCAATAATCCAACGCGGTAATAGCAGTCATGATcttaattccataattatgaagcTAATATGTTTATGTGAAACAAATTCTAACGTTTATAGGGATTGTTag